The following coding sequences lie in one Gemmatimonadales bacterium genomic window:
- a CDS encoding DinB family protein encodes MPEHSPARPADSEYNSYYQPYVKEVPDGDLLATLRYQRESTTAVLAGISDKLAAYRYADGKWSIREVIGHVADAERVFSYRALRIARGDTIDLPGFDENAWVPMAGFEARSMADVAAEFRAVRDASLALFSSFSAEAWARIGSASGHPVSARALAWILAGHERHHLRILEERYFPHLNS; translated from the coding sequence TTGCCCGAGCATTCCCCTGCCCGTCCTGCCGATTCCGAGTATAACTCCTATTATCAGCCGTACGTCAAGGAAGTGCCGGATGGCGACCTTCTGGCCACGCTCCGGTACCAGCGCGAATCAACCACTGCCGTATTGGCTGGAATTTCAGACAAACTAGCCGCCTATCGGTACGCTGATGGGAAGTGGAGCATCCGGGAGGTCATCGGGCACGTCGCGGACGCCGAGCGGGTCTTCTCCTACCGGGCCCTCAGGATCGCTCGGGGTGATACCATCGACCTGCCGGGGTTCGATGAAAACGCCTGGGTGCCGATGGCCGGGTTCGAGGCCCGGTCGATGGCGGATGTCGCCGCCGAGTTCCGGGCCGTGCGGGACGCGAGCCTGGCCCTCTTCAGTTCATTCAGCGCCGAGGCCTGGGCACGGATCGGGTCCGCGAGCGGCCACCCAGTCTCGGCCCGGGCCCTGGCCTGGATTCTCGCAGGCCATGAGCGGCATCACCTCCGGATCCTGGAGGAACGCTACTTCCCGCATCTCAACTCCTGA
- a CDS encoding ABC transporter permease, giving the protein MINPMAVAADVLVAAVGIATPLALAATGETIAERSGVVNLGVEGAMLFGALGGAIGATVAGPVAGLGLGILVGVLVAALFAAVAIGAGADQIITGTAVTLASVGLTGTIYRQFYGPAGVGLSLPTLPPLPLPILSDTPFIGNALFAQPVTTYLAVALIPLSWAFLFRTRFGLALRAVGEDPSAARAAGVPVRATRAVAVLIGGAFAGLAGATLVLAQVGTFTERMTAGRGFIAIAIVVLGRWNPVGAGWAALLFGLATALQFALQAAGLKVPYQFFLMFPYLLTLLALAGAVGRVKAPAALGRNEG; this is encoded by the coding sequence ATGATCAATCCGATGGCGGTGGCGGCGGATGTCCTGGTTGCGGCGGTCGGCATTGCCACACCGCTGGCGCTGGCCGCGACGGGTGAGACGATTGCCGAGCGGTCGGGTGTGGTCAACCTGGGTGTCGAGGGAGCGATGCTCTTCGGTGCGCTGGGCGGCGCCATCGGTGCCACGGTGGCGGGACCGGTGGCGGGACTCGGCCTCGGTATCCTGGTGGGTGTGCTGGTGGCGGCGCTCTTCGCCGCAGTGGCCATCGGCGCGGGGGCCGACCAGATCATCACCGGCACGGCGGTGACGCTGGCGAGCGTTGGCCTGACCGGAACAATTTACCGGCAGTTCTACGGGCCAGCGGGGGTCGGACTCTCGCTGCCGACGCTGCCGCCGCTCCCACTTCCCATCCTCTCCGATACCCCATTCATTGGCAACGCGCTCTTTGCGCAGCCGGTCACCACGTATCTGGCGGTCGCCCTGATCCCACTGAGCTGGGCCTTTCTGTTCCGGACCCGATTTGGGCTGGCGTTGCGCGCCGTCGGCGAGGATCCTTCCGCTGCTCGCGCCGCCGGCGTGCCGGTGCGCGCGACGCGGGCAGTGGCGGTGTTGATCGGCGGCGCCTTTGCCGGGTTGGCGGGTGCCACGCTGGTGCTGGCGCAGGTGGGCACCTTTACCGAGCGAATGACAGCGGGGCGCGGGTTCATCGCGATTGCGATCGTGGTCCTGGGGCGGTGGAACCCGGTGGGGGCGGGATGGGCAGCGCTGCTCTTCGGGCTGGCGACGGCGCTCCAGTTTGCGCTGCAGGCGGCGGGGCTCAAGGTGCCGTATCAATTCTTCCTGATGTTTCCGTACCTGCTGACGCTGTTGGCGCTGGCGGGGGCGGTGGGTCGGGTGAAGGCTCCCGCCGCGCTGGGCAGGAACGAGGGCTGA